A section of the Diabrotica virgifera virgifera chromosome 8, PGI_DIABVI_V3a genome encodes:
- the LOC126890555 gene encoding uncharacterized protein LOC126890555 codes for MPGIQPMIVGIFHGNNKPLDIKEFLEPFVEDVKRLQSNGLCVNGHMIHIKIRCFICDSPARAFIKGVVNFNGINGCLKCTTEGEYSYLSRTVVFPDIKCPLRTDAKFRSKHYGKHHKGQESPILKISEVDMVQDFIVADELHLLELGVMKRCLTGWKDGSMGFSSKLCARDIERISKHLISVKLPSEIHRSTRGLDCLAYWKGVEWRNFLNYIGIVILKDVLNTDVYKHFLLLFVAVRICSSDMYAENRSVAQLMFEKYIDDFKIIYGVQFITSNIYNLEHVVDDVNRFGQLFTISTYHFENTLFQLKKLLRQGNI; via the exons ATGCCTGGTATACAACCTATGATTGTTGGCATTTTCCATGGAAATAACAAGCCTCTAGATATAAAGGAATTTTTGGAGCCTTTTGTTGAGGATGTTAAGCGGCTGCAATCAAATGGACTCTGTGTTAATGGGCATATGATTCACATAAAAATTAGATGCTTTATCTGCGATTCACCTGCACGGGCATTTATTAAAG GTGTAGTCAATTTCAATGGGATTAATGGATGCCTTAAATGCACTACTGAAGGCGAATATTCTTATCTTTCTCGAACTGTTGTATTTCCTGATATAAAATGTCCTCTTAGAACTGATGCAAAATTCAGAAGTAAACATTATGGTAAGCACCATAAAGGGCAAGAgtcaccaattttgaaaatttccgaAGTTGACATGGTGCAGGATTTTATAGTAGCAGATGAACTACATCTTTTAGAGCTAGGTGTGATGAAGCGTTGTCTAACAGGATGGAAAGATGGTTCTATGGGTTTCTCAAGTAAGCTATGTGCTCGTGATATTGAGAGGATCTCCAAACATTTAATATCTGTGAAACTTCCATCTGAAATTCATCGTTCCACAAGAGGATTAGATTGCCTGGCATACTGGAAAGGAGTAGAATGGCGCAATTTTCTTAATTATATTGGAAttgttattttaaaagatgtgTTGAACACTgacgtttataaacattttttacttctttttgttGCTGTTAGAATATGTTCTTCTGACATGTATGCTGAAAATCGTTCGGTTGCCCAATTaatgtttgaaaaatatatagATGATTTTAAGATTATTTATGGCGTACAATTTATTACAAGCAACATTTATAACTTAGAACATGTGGTTGATGATGTTAATAGATTTGGACAACTTTTTACAATATCTACGTACCATTTTGAGAATACATTATttcaactaaaaaaattattgcgCCAAGGAAATATATAA